TATCAGCCATTAATGGTGCGATCTTACCAAAGTGCTTGCCCCTAAAGGCCCCGCTCCATCAGCTGGCCCATCAGATCACAGCTGCGCTGCTGGTAGCCGGCCAGTTCGTTGGGCTCCATGCCACCCACTGCCAGCCGGGCGGTTTCATAGAGATGGCGGCTGAGCCCATTGGCCAGTTCCTGGCTGGGGGAAATGCCAGAACCCGTAATCACGGAACCCGCACTCAGCTTCAGCACACCCTCAACCAGGCTGTGCTTTCGATTCACCAAAAGCACATGGTGGTCGGGAAGGCCCGGTAGGCGCTGCTCCATCAGGGCCCCCATGTCGTTGATGCGGCGCATCTGTTCCGGCAGAAGGATCAGGGCCGCAGGGGAGTTTTCACCCTTCAGGGCCTGCACCTGAATTGTGATTTTGTCGTTGGCAAGGGCTGATTTGAATAGGTCGCGGATCTTCTCGGAGCTGTCCTTGCCATCGGCATCGGCCAGCTCACTCTCCTTTTCCTGCAGGGAGTCATCCAGTTCGGCATCGACCCGCTGAAACTTCAGTTCCCCATGGCGCATCTCCAGCCAGGGGATGAATTGGCTGTCTATGAAGGTGTCTGCCAGCAAAACCTCAGCTCCCTGGCTGGTCCAGAGCGAGAGGGGCCCGGCCTGGCCAGCCTCATCGGTGCAATAGAGAATCCGCTGGCTGTTGTCTGCTGCGAGCCGGCCGCGGTACCCCGCCAGGGTTGTGTAAGCACTGGCGCCACTGGCCCTTTGGCGATCCGTTGGAATCGGATCAGGGTTGGCAAGTTCGGCCTCACCACCCTCCTGGGCCCTTGCTGTGGTGCCAAACAGCACCAGATCGGCCACCTGCTCCGCAAACTTGTCGTCCTCCATGGCGCCGATCTTGATGAAGGGGGCCAGGGATTCCCAGATCTCGGCATAGCGGCGGGGTTCATCGCTATGCAGTTGCTTGAGGCGATCCCCAACTTTTTTGGCCACAAAGGACCCGATTGAGCGCACTCTTCTGTCTGTTTGCAGGGCAGAACGGCTGACATTGAGGGGGATATCAGGGGAATCGATCACACCCCGCAGAGGCAGAAGGTAGCGGGGCACCACCTCCTTGATCGAATCGCTAACAAACACCTGGTTGCAGTAGAGGCGAATCTCTCCCTTCTCCCAGTCCGCCCGGCCGCCCAACTTGGGGAAGTAGAGGATTCCTTGGAGGTTGTAGGGGTAATCGGTGTTTAGGTGCACCCAGAGCAGGGGGTCCCCCTGGAATGGATAGAGGTAGCGGTAGAGCTGGATGTAGTCGTCGCCTGAGAGGTCCCGGGGGCTCTTGCGCCAGGGCGCCTCGCGCTTGTTGACCGTTTCACCCTCCAGCTGCACCGCTACGGGCATGAAGTCGCAGTAGGTGGTGATCAGGGTGCGAATCCTGGATGGCTCGATGTATTCGAGCTCCTCATCCATCAGGTGCAGGACCACATCGGTGCCGGGCTCATTTCGCTCAGCGGCCTCCAGGGTGAAATTGGGTGAACCATCACAGCTCCAACGCACCGCCTCGCTGCCCTGCTTGGCGCTGAGGCTGACCATTTCCACCTGCTTGGCCACCATGAAACTGGAGTAGAAGCCCAGTCCAAAGTGGCCAATGATTGCGTCGCTTTCCTGCTTGTATTTCTCGAGAAAATCCTCTGCGCTTGAGAAGGCCACCTGGTTGATGTAGCGCTTTACCTCATCAGCATCCATGCCGATGCCGTTGTCGGAAATTGTGAGGGTGTTGGCTTCCCGATTGATTCGGATCGAAATCAGGCCCTCGCTGCCCTCCAGGCAATCACCAGCCATGGCTGCCATCCGGCGCTTGCTGATCGCATCAACGCCGTTACTGACCAGCTCCCTCAGGAACACCTCATGGCCGCTGTAGACAGCCTTTTTGATGATCGGGAAGATGTTCTCTGTATGGATCTGGATCTGACCCTGTTCTGCCTGCAGCACGGAGGTGTTATGCGGATCCATCCAGATTCCCGTGCCCCTGCCCCCGGCGCCAAGGGGGGTGGATGGGCAGGAAACCGCACCGTGATTTGAAGCCTTTAGCTGGGCTCGAAAGCGGATCTCAGCCTGCCTTTTGCAGGTCGGGCTTCTCCTCAGGGATGATTGCCCCAGCTACCGGACAGACCTGCAGGCAGATTCCGCAGTCGATGCAGGTGTCGAAATCTATCCAATAGAAATTGGTTCCCTTGCTGTTAGCCCCCTGGCCAGGGTGGATGCAGGCCACTGGGCAGGCATCCACGCAATCTGCAACCCCCTCGCAGACGTTGGTCACGATGGTGTGGGCCATGGGGATCGCAGGTACTGCTTAGGCAGAAAAACCAGCTTGATCCTAGTCAGTGACCCATTCCAGGCTGCTGGAATTGCGCCCATTCGCCCTGGCCTGGGCCTCCCCCTGGCTGGCCGCCGGCTCACCCAGCAACTCAGCTGCCACCCCCATGGCGTGAAGTTCCTCCAGCCGATCCAGGGCTGCCGCCAGGGGGACCGTCGGGCCATA
This genomic interval from Cyanobium sp. WAJ14-Wanaka contains the following:
- the htpG gene encoding molecular chaperone HtpG, producing the protein MDPHNTSVLQAEQGQIQIHTENIFPIIKKAVYSGHEVFLRELVSNGVDAISKRRMAAMAGDCLEGSEGLISIRINREANTLTISDNGIGMDADEVKRYINQVAFSSAEDFLEKYKQESDAIIGHFGLGFYSSFMVAKQVEMVSLSAKQGSEAVRWSCDGSPNFTLEAAERNEPGTDVVLHLMDEELEYIEPSRIRTLITTYCDFMPVAVQLEGETVNKREAPWRKSPRDLSGDDYIQLYRYLYPFQGDPLLWVHLNTDYPYNLQGILYFPKLGGRADWEKGEIRLYCNQVFVSDSIKEVVPRYLLPLRGVIDSPDIPLNVSRSALQTDRRVRSIGSFVAKKVGDRLKQLHSDEPRRYAEIWESLAPFIKIGAMEDDKFAEQVADLVLFGTTARAQEGGEAELANPDPIPTDRQRASGASAYTTLAGYRGRLAADNSQRILYCTDEAGQAGPLSLWTSQGAEVLLADTFIDSQFIPWLEMRHGELKFQRVDAELDDSLQEKESELADADGKDSSEKIRDLFKSALANDKITIQVQALKGENSPAALILLPEQMRRINDMGALMEQRLPGLPDHHVLLVNRKHSLVEGVLKLSAGSVITGSGISPSQELANGLSRHLYETARLAVGGMEPNELAGYQQRSCDLMGQLMERGL
- a CDS encoding ferredoxin family protein produces the protein MAHTIVTNVCEGVADCVDACPVACIHPGQGANSKGTNFYWIDFDTCIDCGICLQVCPVAGAIIPEEKPDLQKAG